One part of the Actinomycetota bacterium genome encodes these proteins:
- a CDS encoding MogA/MoaB family molybdenum cofactor biosynthesis protein, translated as MSRSLRAKVLTVSDGVVAGTREDESGRALADQLAANGFEVVSRGVVSDGIDEVASAITSMAQGFAGLIVTTGGTGFSPRDLTPEGTRRVLEREAPGLILGMLAVNRDKGRLSRNAAGTIGRCIVLNTPGSPTGAVECLSGVLDILPHALRLLADEPTSHHT; from the coding sequence GTGAGCCGCTCGTTGCGCGCCAAGGTGCTCACCGTGTCGGACGGTGTGGTCGCGGGCACGCGCGAGGACGAGTCGGGTCGCGCCCTGGCCGACCAGCTGGCGGCGAACGGGTTCGAGGTCGTGAGTCGGGGCGTTGTGAGCGACGGCATCGACGAGGTGGCCAGCGCGATCACGTCGATGGCGCAGGGCTTCGCAGGGCTGATCGTGACGACGGGCGGCACCGGGTTCTCGCCACGCGACCTCACGCCGGAGGGGACCCGGCGGGTGCTCGAGCGCGAGGCTCCGGGCCTGATCCTCGGCATGCTCGCGGTGAACCGCGACAAGGGGCGCTTGTCGCGCAACGCGGCCGGCACCATCGGGCGCTGCATCGTCTTGAACACGCCGGGTTCGCCGACCGGTGCGGTCGAGTGCCTCTCCGGCGTGCTCGACATCCTGCCCCACGCGCTGCGGCTGTTGGCCGACGAGCCCACGAGCCACCACACTTGA
- the ribD gene encoding bifunctional diaminohydroxyphosphoribosylaminopyrimidine deaminase/5-amino-6-(5-phosphoribosylamino)uracil reductase RibD, whose amino-acid sequence MRRAIELGASVRATAHPNPWVGCVVESVDGHTFEGATLPPGQAHAEAVALERAGDAARGATLWVTLEPCSHTGRTAPCADALVAAGVRRVVVAIDDPDPRVHGRGVARLRAAGIEVTLGVCAREARAQLAPYIKHRTTGRPWVVLKLAATLDGRIAAPDGTSQWITGEAARADAHRLRAESDAVLVGAGTVKADDPALTARPAPAAGAGRSDVRDPLRVVLGSAPAGARCQPCVELSGGLDGVLDELGQRDVVQLLVEGGATVAGAFHRAGLVDRYVLYLAPALSGGDDSRPLFAGPGAATIAEVWRGRIESVEQLGGDLRVELAPVTGESCSPG is encoded by the coding sequence ATGCGACGGGCGATCGAGCTGGGCGCATCGGTGCGCGCCACCGCGCATCCCAATCCCTGGGTCGGCTGCGTCGTCGAGAGTGTCGACGGTCACACCTTCGAAGGCGCGACCCTGCCTCCGGGCCAGGCCCACGCAGAGGCGGTCGCGCTCGAACGGGCGGGCGACGCGGCACGCGGTGCCACCCTCTGGGTCACGCTCGAGCCCTGTTCGCACACCGGCCGCACCGCGCCGTGCGCGGACGCGTTGGTGGCCGCGGGCGTGCGGCGGGTCGTCGTCGCGATCGACGACCCCGACCCGCGGGTGCACGGGCGGGGGGTCGCCCGTCTGCGCGCGGCCGGCATCGAAGTCACGCTCGGCGTGTGCGCGCGCGAGGCGCGTGCGCAGCTCGCGCCGTACATCAAGCACCGCACAACGGGCCGTCCCTGGGTCGTGCTCAAGCTGGCCGCCACGCTCGACGGCCGTATCGCGGCGCCCGACGGCACGAGTCAGTGGATCACCGGTGAGGCGGCGCGCGCCGACGCCCATCGGTTGCGGGCCGAGAGCGACGCAGTGCTCGTCGGGGCGGGCACGGTGAAGGCCGACGACCCCGCGCTGACCGCCCGTCCGGCGCCCGCCGCCGGGGCCGGACGGAGTGACGTCCGCGATCCGTTGCGCGTCGTGCTCGGCAGCGCACCAGCGGGCGCGCGCTGTCAGCCGTGCGTCGAGCTGAGCGGCGGGCTCGACGGCGTGCTCGACGAGCTGGGGCAGCGCGACGTCGTGCAGCTCCTGGTGGAGGGCGGCGCCACCGTGGCGGGCGCCTTCCATCGGGCCGGCCTCGTCGACCGCTATGTGCTGTACCTGGCGCCCGCGTTGTCCGGCGGCGACGACTCCCGGCCGCTGTTCGCGGGTCCCGGCGCGGCGACGATCGCCGAGGTGTGGCGCGGCCGCATCGAGTCGGTCGAGCAGCTCGGCGGCGACCTGAGGGTCGAGCTCGCGCCGGTCACGGGGGAATCGTGTTCACCGGGATAG
- a CDS encoding riboflavin synthase produces the protein MFTGIVEELGRVETRDGGRFRFHAPLTSEDAKIGDSIAVNGCCVTVTEVGAGWWEAHAVDETLSRTNLDDLRPGDSVNLERPLRLADRVGGHLVQGHVVAVGEIVEPAPDLRVRVPAELIRYVVEKGSITVDGCSLTVVQPLDDGFTVAVIPHTMAVTTFGRKGRGGRVNVEVDVMAKYVERLLHHQDPAVPE, from the coding sequence GTGTTCACCGGGATAGTCGAGGAGCTGGGCCGGGTCGAGACGCGCGACGGCGGCCGCTTCCGCTTCCACGCCCCGCTGACGAGTGAGGACGCGAAGATCGGCGACTCGATCGCGGTCAACGGCTGCTGCGTGACCGTCACCGAGGTCGGGGCGGGGTGGTGGGAGGCGCACGCAGTCGACGAGACCCTCTCGCGCACCAACCTCGACGACCTGCGCCCGGGTGACTCCGTGAACCTCGAGCGCCCGCTGCGGTTGGCAGACCGTGTCGGCGGGCATCTCGTGCAGGGCCACGTCGTCGCCGTCGGTGAGATCGTCGAGCCCGCGCCCGACCTCAGGGTGCGCGTGCCCGCCGAGCTCATCCGCTACGTCGTGGAGAAGGGCTCGATCACCGTCGATGGGTGCAGCCTCACGGTCGTGCAGCCACTCGACGACGGGTTCACCGTGGCCGTGATCCCACACACCATGGCCGTCACCACGTTCGGCCGGAAGGGCCGGGGCGGGCGCGTCAACGTGGAGGTCGACGTCATGGCCAAGTACGTCGAACGACTGCTGCACCACCAAGATCCAGCTGTGCCGGAGTGA
- a CDS encoding bifunctional 3,4-dihydroxy-2-butanone-4-phosphate synthase/GTP cyclohydrolase II: protein MPFARVEDAIAAVGRGEIVVVTDDEERENEGDLIMAAEAATPEKIAFFLQHTSGVICVPMTGDRLDELDLPLMVPVNTESNRTAFTVSVDARQGTSTGISAFDRSTTIQALIDPATRPGDLARPGHIYPLRYREGGVLKRAGHTEAAVDLARMAGLYPAGVLCEVVDEKKTDMARLPDLERFCEEHELLLISIADLIRHRRQREKLVKRIAEAPIPTEWGEFTCYAYESVLNQDQHLAFVKGAVQGEENVLVRMHSECLTGDVFGSLRCDCGPQLEASMQRIAEQGLGAVVYLRGHEGRGIGIAHKLAAYKLQDEGADTVDANLRLGLPVDSREYGIGAQILVDLGITTMRLLTNNPAKYGGLEGFGLEIIERVPLEVEPNPHNIHYLRTKKARMGHLLEGLDDVL, encoded by the coding sequence ATGCCGTTCGCCCGGGTCGAAGATGCGATCGCGGCCGTGGGCCGCGGCGAGATCGTGGTCGTCACCGACGACGAGGAGCGCGAGAACGAGGGCGACCTCATCATGGCTGCGGAAGCCGCGACTCCCGAGAAGATCGCGTTCTTCCTCCAACACACCTCCGGTGTGATCTGCGTGCCCATGACGGGCGACCGGCTCGACGAGCTCGACCTGCCGCTGATGGTCCCGGTGAACACCGAGTCGAACCGCACCGCGTTCACCGTCTCCGTCGACGCCCGGCAGGGCACGAGCACCGGTATCTCGGCCTTCGACCGCTCGACCACCATTCAGGCGCTCATCGATCCGGCCACCCGTCCCGGCGACCTCGCCCGCCCCGGTCACATCTATCCCCTTCGCTATCGCGAAGGCGGCGTGCTCAAGCGCGCCGGCCACACCGAGGCGGCGGTCGACCTGGCGCGCATGGCGGGCCTCTACCCGGCGGGCGTGCTGTGCGAGGTGGTCGACGAGAAGAAGACCGACATGGCGCGGCTGCCCGACCTGGAGCGCTTCTGCGAGGAGCACGAGCTGCTGCTCATCTCCATCGCCGATCTCATCCGTCACCGGCGCCAGCGCGAGAAGCTGGTCAAGCGCATCGCCGAGGCCCCGATACCAACCGAGTGGGGCGAGTTCACCTGCTACGCGTACGAATCGGTCCTGAACCAGGACCAGCACCTCGCCTTCGTCAAGGGGGCGGTGCAGGGTGAGGAGAACGTGCTCGTGCGCATGCACAGCGAGTGCCTCACGGGCGACGTCTTCGGCTCGCTGCGCTGCGACTGCGGCCCGCAGCTCGAGGCGTCGATGCAACGCATCGCCGAGCAGGGGTTGGGCGCGGTCGTGTACCTGCGGGGCCACGAGGGCAGGGGCATCGGCATCGCCCACAAGCTCGCGGCCTACAAGTTGCAGGACGAAGGCGCCGACACCGTCGACGCCAACCTCCGTCTGGGCCTGCCGGTGGACAGTCGTGAGTACGGCATCGGGGCTCAGATCCTCGTCGACCTGGGCATCACGACAATGCGGTTACTGACCAACAACCCGGCCAAGTACGGTGGACTCGAGGGATTCGGCCTGGAGATCATCGAGCGGGTGCCGCTCGAGGTCGAGCCCAACCCCCACAACATCCACTATCTCCGCACCAAGAAGGCGCGGATGGGCCACCTGTTGGAGGGCCTCGATGACGTCCTATAG
- a CDS encoding 6,7-dimethyl-8-ribityllumazine synthase, whose protein sequence is MTSYSRGAADVSGQLRGEGLRVAIACARFNDLITERLLAGCRDGLLRHGVDDASVTVAWAPGAFELPLVAQRFAASGDFDAVICLGAVIRGATGHYEHVAGQCAAGIQRAQLDTGVPVVFGVLTTDTIEQAIERAGTKAGNKGFEAAMTAIEMVDLLRQLPKGTT, encoded by the coding sequence ATGACGTCCTATAGCCGGGGAGCCGCCGATGTGAGCGGCCAGCTGCGCGGCGAGGGGCTGCGAGTCGCCATCGCATGCGCGCGCTTCAACGACCTCATCACCGAGCGTCTGCTCGCCGGTTGCCGCGACGGTCTGCTGCGCCACGGCGTCGACGACGCGTCCGTGACGGTCGCGTGGGCGCCGGGCGCCTTCGAGCTCCCGCTCGTGGCCCAGCGCTTCGCCGCCTCGGGCGACTTCGACGCGGTCATCTGCCTCGGCGCGGTCATCCGTGGCGCCACCGGGCACTACGAGCACGTGGCCGGGCAGTGCGCGGCAGGCATCCAGCGGGCCCAGCTCGACACCGGCGTCCCGGTCGTGTTCGGCGTGCTCACCACCGACACCATCGAGCAGGCGATCGAGCGGGCGGGAACCAAGGCGGGCAACAAGGGCTTCGAGGCGGCCATGACTGCGATCGAGATGGTCGACCTCCTGCGCCAGCTGCCGAAGGGCACGACCTGA
- a CDS encoding ATP phosphoribosyltransferase, which produces MLKLVLPKGSLERATLELFDEADLGVQRSSDVTYRATIADPRIDEVRILRPQEIPRYVAEGLFDIGITGRDWIEETGSDVVSLCQLHYSKATARPVRIVVAVHADSGVERIEYLKRGARVSTEFPELTRRFFTRHGLDVDIRLSYGATEAKVPDIVDAIVDLTETGSALRAAGLRIIDTILVSFTELIANPAAYEDLPKRHAMSQIQSLLEGTLEARGRVLVKLNVAEVDLDGIIEILPALKSPTVSKLFGEGGYAVETVVPKSDINTLIPALKDHGATDIIELPISKIVH; this is translated from the coding sequence ATGCTGAAGCTCGTCCTCCCGAAGGGCTCGCTCGAGCGCGCCACCCTCGAGCTCTTCGACGAGGCCGACCTCGGGGTGCAGCGCTCCTCCGACGTCACCTACCGCGCCACGATCGCCGACCCGCGCATCGACGAGGTGCGCATCCTGCGCCCGCAGGAGATCCCGCGCTACGTCGCCGAGGGACTGTTCGACATCGGCATCACCGGCCGCGACTGGATCGAGGAGACGGGCAGTGACGTCGTCTCGCTCTGTCAGCTCCACTACTCGAAGGCCACCGCGCGACCCGTGCGGATCGTCGTGGCCGTGCACGCGGACTCCGGGGTCGAGCGCATCGAGTACCTCAAGCGCGGCGCGCGCGTCTCCACCGAGTTCCCCGAGCTCACGCGCCGCTTCTTCACGCGGCACGGCCTCGACGTCGACATCCGCCTCTCCTACGGCGCCACCGAGGCCAAGGTTCCCGACATCGTCGATGCCATCGTCGACCTCACCGAGACGGGGAGCGCGCTGCGCGCCGCGGGCCTTCGCATCATCGACACGATCCTCGTGTCGTTCACCGAGCTCATCGCCAACCCGGCGGCCTACGAAGACCTGCCGAAGCGTCACGCCATGAGCCAGATCCAGTCACTGCTCGAGGGGACGCTGGAGGCGCGCGGGCGCGTCCTCGTCAAGCTCAACGTGGCCGAGGTCGACCTCGACGGCATCATCGAGATCCTGCCCGCGCTCAAGTCACCCACCGTGTCGAAGCTGTTCGGCGAAGGCGGCTACGCGGTGGAGACGGTCGTGCCCAAGTCCGACATCAACACGCTCATCCCTGCTCTCAAGGACCACGGCGCCACCGACATCATCGAGCTGCCCATCTCCAAGATCGTGCACTGA